One region of Streptomyces sp. CG4 genomic DNA includes:
- a CDS encoding GntR family transcriptional regulator produces the protein MVEYRIDRHSGVATYVQIVQQTKQALRLGLLCPGDKLPTAREVVEATAINPNTVLKAYRELEREGLVEARRGLGTFVRRALGTTPVDSPLRAELEEWAARARSAGLDRDDAAALFTAVLDTHFQGERS, from the coding sequence GTGGTCGAGTACCGCATCGACCGGCACAGCGGGGTCGCCACTTACGTCCAGATCGTCCAGCAGACCAAACAGGCCCTGCGCCTCGGCCTGCTGTGCCCCGGCGACAAGCTGCCCACGGCCCGTGAGGTCGTGGAAGCCACCGCGATCAACCCCAACACCGTCCTGAAGGCCTACCGGGAGCTGGAGCGGGAGGGCCTGGTGGAGGCGCGCCGGGGCCTCGGGACCTTCGTGCGGCGGGCGCTCGGCACCACCCCGGTCGACTCCCCCCTCCGTGCCGAGCTGGAGGAGTGGGCCGCACGGGCCCGCTCGGCCGGCCTGGACCGGGACGACGCCGCCGCGCTCTTCACTGCCGTACTCGACACCCACTTCCAGGGAGAACGTTCATGA
- the mshD gene encoding mycothiol synthase has product MSSDDTVRAFPARSIETHSALTADRAEAVLALLAEAAGVDGQQPVSEQGRLQLRGGTREGVSHLLLTIGAELVGYAQLEDTDPVEAPAAELVVHPAHRGHGHGRALGAALLAASGKRLRVWAHGGHPAARHLAQVLGLTLFRELRQMRRPLTNLELPDPVLPEGVTVRTFVPGKDDAAWLAVNAAAFAHHPEQGSLTQRDLDDRKAEPWFDPAGFFLAERRGELIGFHWTKAHVEEGLGEVYVLGVRPGEQGGGLGKSLTTIGLRHLAAEQLPTAMLYVDADNQAAVSVYERLGFSTYETDLMYRTET; this is encoded by the coding sequence ATGAGCAGCGACGACACCGTACGGGCCTTCCCCGCCCGCTCCATCGAGACCCACTCCGCGCTCACCGCCGACCGGGCCGAGGCCGTGCTGGCCCTGCTCGCCGAGGCCGCCGGGGTCGACGGACAGCAGCCGGTGTCCGAGCAGGGCCGGCTGCAACTGCGCGGAGGGACCCGCGAGGGCGTCTCGCATCTGCTGCTGACCATCGGCGCCGAACTCGTCGGGTATGCCCAACTGGAGGACACCGACCCGGTGGAGGCGCCGGCCGCCGAACTCGTCGTCCACCCCGCGCACCGTGGACACGGGCACGGCCGGGCGCTCGGCGCGGCGCTGCTCGCCGCCTCCGGCAAGCGGCTGCGCGTGTGGGCGCACGGCGGGCATCCGGCCGCCCGGCATCTCGCCCAGGTGCTCGGCCTGACGCTGTTCCGCGAACTGCGGCAGATGCGGCGGCCGTTGACCAACCTGGAGCTGCCCGACCCGGTGCTGCCGGAGGGCGTGACCGTGCGCACCTTCGTGCCCGGCAAGGACGACGCGGCCTGGCTCGCGGTCAACGCGGCCGCCTTCGCCCACCACCCGGAGCAGGGCTCGCTGACCCAGCGGGACCTCGACGACCGCAAGGCCGAGCCGTGGTTCGACCCGGCCGGGTTCTTCCTCGCCGAGCGGCGCGGGGAGTTGATCGGCTTCCACTGGACCAAGGCGCATGTCGAGGAGGGCCTCGGCGAGGTGTACGTCCTCGGTGTGCGGCCCGGTGAGCAGGGCGGCGGCCTGGGCAAGTCCCTCACCACGATCGGGCTCCGCCATCTGGCCGCCGAACAGCTCCCGACCGCGATGCTCTACGTCGACGCCGACAACCAGGCGGCCGTGTCGGTGTACGAACGGCTGGGATTCAGCACGTACGAGACGGACCTGATGTACCGCACGGAGACGTGA
- a CDS encoding metal-sensitive transcriptional regulator, protein MTTTEAGATAPSGTASESAHTTHGYHQQKDEHLKRLRRIEGQIRGLQRMVDEDTYCIDILTQVSASTKALQSFALQLLEEHLRHCVADAAVKGGDEIDTKVDEATKAIGRLLRS, encoded by the coding sequence ATGACGACGACCGAGGCCGGCGCCACGGCACCCTCCGGGACCGCGAGTGAGTCCGCGCACACCACGCACGGATATCACCAGCAGAAGGACGAGCACCTCAAGCGGCTGCGCCGGATCGAGGGGCAGATCCGCGGGCTGCAGCGGATGGTTGACGAGGACACGTACTGCATCGACATACTCACCCAGGTCTCCGCCTCCACCAAGGCGCTGCAGTCCTTCGCGCTGCAGCTGCTGGAGGAGCATCTGCGGCACTGCGTGGCCGACGCGGCGGTCAAGGGTGGCGACGAGATCGACACGAAGGTGGACGAGGCGACGAAGGCGATCGGCCGGCTGCTGCGGTCCTGA
- a CDS encoding DUF47 domain-containing protein, which translates to MRFRLTPRETSFYDMFAASADNIVTGSKLLMELLGADAPARAEIAERMRAAEHAGDDATHAIFHQLNSSFITPFDREDIYSLASSLDDIMDFMEEAVDLVVLYNVEELPKGVEQQIEVLARAAELTAEAMPHLRTLDNLTEYWIEVNRLENQADQIHRKLLAHLFNGKYDAIEVLKLKQIVDVLEEAADAFEHVANTVETIAVKES; encoded by the coding sequence GTGCGCTTTCGTCTGACCCCCAGGGAGACGAGCTTCTACGACATGTTCGCCGCATCCGCGGACAACATCGTCACCGGCTCGAAACTCCTGATGGAACTGCTCGGGGCGGACGCACCTGCCCGAGCCGAGATCGCAGAGCGTATGCGGGCCGCGGAACACGCGGGTGACGACGCCACGCATGCGATCTTCCACCAGCTGAACTCCTCGTTCATCACGCCGTTCGACCGCGAGGACATCTACTCCCTCGCATCGTCCCTCGACGACATCATGGACTTCATGGAGGAGGCCGTCGACCTGGTCGTCCTCTACAACGTCGAGGAGCTGCCGAAGGGCGTCGAGCAGCAGATCGAGGTGCTGGCCCGGGCGGCCGAGCTGACGGCCGAGGCGATGCCGCATCTGCGCACCCTGGACAACCTCACCGAGTACTGGATCGAGGTCAACCGGCTGGAGAACCAGGCGGACCAGATCCACCGCAAGCTGCTGGCCCACCTCTTCAACGGCAAGTACGATGCGATCGAGGTGCTCAAGCTCAAGCAGATCGTGGACGTCCTGGAAGAGGCGGCGGACGCGTTCGAGCACGTGGCGAACACGGTGGAGACCATCGCCGTCAAGGAGTCCTGA
- a CDS encoding RNA degradosome polyphosphate kinase: protein MKPAVPEPSPPPEGPALNGAVTLPPARSDAPVTPAARKNGLMSQQDAQAPVQHAQPPVGSIAAHRPHTVAATVSDLEPDIDADLDGYEEAQGEGTPLPQGRFLDRERSWLGFNERVLELAEDPNTPLLERANFLAIFASNLDEFFMVRVAGLKRRIATGVATRSASGLQPREVLEMIWARSRELMARHAACYHEDVAPALAEEGIQLVRWNELSDKEQARLFTLFRHQIFPVLTPLAVDPAHPFPYISGLSLNLAVVVRNPVSGHKHFARVKVPPLLSRFLESSPGRYVPIEDVIAAHLEELFPGMEVLEHHTFRLTRNEDLEVEEDDAENLLQALEKELMRRRFGPPVRLEVEESIDREVLDLLVRELKISEAEVYPLPGPLDLTGLFRIHHLDRPELKYPKFIAGTHRDLAEVESASAPDIFAALRQRDVLLHHPYDSFSTSVQAFIEQAAEDPDVLAIKQTLYRTSGDSPIVNALIDAAEAGKQVLVLVEIKARFDEHANIKWAKKLEEAGCHVVYGLVGLKTHCKLSLVVRQEGETLRRYSHVGTGNYHPKTARLYEDLGLLTADPQVGADLSDLFNRLSGYSRRETYRRLLVAPKSLRDGLVARINKEVQHHHAGRPAFVRVKVNSMVDEAVIDALYRASQAGVPVDIWVRGICAIRPGVAGLSENIRVRSILGRFLEHSRVFAFGNGGEPEVWIGSADMMHRNLDRRIEALVRVVDPAHRAALNRLLDTGMSDTTSSWHLGPDGEWIRHATDADGQPLRNVQEMLIDARRRRRGTATP, encoded by the coding sequence ATGAAGCCCGCCGTGCCAGAGCCTTCGCCGCCCCCCGAGGGGCCCGCGCTGAACGGGGCCGTGACGCTCCCGCCCGCACGTTCCGACGCGCCCGTCACCCCCGCGGCGCGGAAGAATGGACTCATGAGCCAGCAAGACGCCCAGGCACCTGTCCAGCACGCGCAGCCTCCCGTGGGGTCCATCGCCGCGCACCGCCCCCACACGGTGGCCGCCACGGTCTCCGACCTGGAACCCGACATCGACGCGGACCTCGACGGGTACGAGGAAGCGCAGGGAGAGGGTACGCCCCTGCCCCAGGGCCGGTTCCTCGACCGGGAGCGCAGCTGGCTCGGCTTCAACGAGCGCGTCCTGGAGCTGGCCGAGGACCCGAACACCCCGCTGCTGGAGCGCGCGAACTTCCTCGCGATCTTCGCCAGCAACCTGGACGAGTTCTTCATGGTCCGGGTCGCCGGACTGAAGCGCCGTATCGCCACCGGTGTCGCGACCCGCTCCGCCTCCGGGCTGCAGCCCCGCGAGGTGCTGGAGATGATCTGGGCCCGCTCGCGCGAGCTGATGGCCCGGCACGCCGCCTGCTACCACGAGGACGTCGCCCCCGCACTCGCGGAGGAGGGCATACAGCTGGTCCGCTGGAACGAGCTGAGCGACAAGGAGCAGGCCCGCCTGTTCACCCTGTTCCGGCACCAGATCTTCCCGGTCCTCACCCCGCTGGCCGTCGACCCCGCCCACCCCTTCCCGTACATTTCCGGCCTCTCCCTGAACCTGGCCGTCGTCGTACGCAACCCGGTCAGCGGCCACAAGCACTTCGCGCGCGTGAAGGTGCCGCCGCTGCTGTCCCGCTTCCTGGAGAGCAGCCCCGGCCGGTACGTCCCCATCGAGGACGTCATCGCCGCGCACCTCGAAGAGCTGTTCCCGGGCATGGAGGTCCTGGAGCACCACACCTTCCGGCTCACCCGCAACGAGGACCTGGAGGTCGAGGAGGACGACGCCGAGAACCTGCTCCAGGCCCTGGAGAAGGAGCTCATGCGGCGCCGCTTCGGCCCGCCGGTGCGCCTGGAGGTCGAGGAGTCCATCGACCGCGAGGTCCTCGACCTGCTGGTCCGCGAGCTGAAGATCTCCGAGGCCGAGGTGTACCCGCTGCCCGGCCCGCTGGACCTCACCGGCCTGTTCCGCATCCACCACCTGGACCGGCCGGAGCTGAAGTACCCGAAGTTCATCGCGGGCACCCACCGCGACCTGGCCGAGGTCGAGTCGGCGTCGGCACCGGACATCTTCGCCGCCCTGCGCCAGCGGGACGTGCTCCTGCACCACCCGTACGACTCCTTCTCGACGTCCGTGCAGGCCTTCATCGAGCAGGCGGCCGAGGACCCGGACGTCCTCGCGATCAAGCAGACCCTGTACCGGACCTCCGGCGACTCCCCGATAGTCAACGCGCTCATAGACGCCGCCGAGGCCGGCAAGCAGGTCCTCGTCCTGGTCGAGATCAAGGCCCGCTTCGACGAGCACGCCAACATCAAGTGGGCGAAGAAGCTGGAGGAGGCCGGCTGCCACGTCGTCTACGGCCTCGTCGGCCTGAAGACGCACTGCAAGCTGTCCCTGGTGGTCCGCCAGGAGGGCGAGACCCTGCGCCGTTACAGCCATGTCGGCACGGGCAACTACCACCCGAAGACCGCCCGGCTGTACGAGGACCTGGGCCTGCTCACGGCCGACCCGCAGGTCGGCGCGGACCTGTCCGACCTGTTCAACCGCCTGTCCGGCTACTCGCGCCGGGAGACCTACCGCCGCCTGCTGGTGGCCCCCAAGTCGCTGCGGGACGGCCTGGTCGCGCGGATCAACAAGGAGGTCCAGCACCACCATGCGGGCCGCCCCGCCTTCGTCCGCGTCAAGGTCAACTCGATGGTCGACGAGGCGGTCATCGACGCGCTCTACCGGGCGTCCCAGGCCGGCGTGCCGGTCGACATCTGGGTGCGGGGCATCTGCGCGATCCGCCCGGGTGTCGCGGGCCTGTCGGAGAACATCCGGGTCCGCTCCATCCTCGGCCGCTTCCTCGAACACTCCCGGGTGTTCGCCTTCGGCAACGGCGGCGAGCCCGAGGTGTGGATCGGCAGCGCCGACATGATGCACCGCAACCTCGACCGCCGGATCGAGGCCCTGGTCCGCGTCGTCGACCCGGCGCACCGGGCGGCGCTGAACCGGCTCCTCGACACCGGCATGTCCGACACGACCTCCTCCTGGCACCTCGGCCCCGACGGCGAGTGGATCCGGCACGCGACCGACGCGGACGGACAGCCCTTGCGCAACGTCCAGGAGATGCTCATAGACGCGCGGAGGCGCCGGCGTGGCACAGCAACACCTTGA
- a CDS encoding ABC transporter permease yields the protein MTTAPTVLRPRTARWLLRLHRPALYGFAGLVIALTAVQIALAGPLADAAAEAWRQFDACTSGMCSYDQAAILRYKDYYDYATYALDALPFLVAAWAGAALTGRELETGTAGLNWSQGISPARWLTVRLAVPAVLATIGGCLLFWLHHRAWAAGRGRIDTAKDWCDLATFHANGPTVAALALAGLAAGALAGLLLRRTLPALVLGVVFTGAVAWLAQRLMPHLWPTVTQVTSLQQGGVGSAIVVEQGLVAKSGGHLPLPHCYSEATCNAAFAKASGYYNVYHPYAHYWPLQLMTTALILGVTGLLVLGCYLVLRRQTGALRSAAPATARLRVEPAAAA from the coding sequence GTGACCACCGCTCCGACCGTCCTGCGGCCCCGCACGGCCCGCTGGCTGCTGCGCCTGCACCGCCCCGCGCTGTACGGCTTCGCCGGCCTGGTGATCGCGCTGACCGCCGTGCAGATCGCCCTGGCCGGCCCGCTCGCCGACGCGGCGGCCGAGGCCTGGCGGCAGTTCGACGCCTGCACCTCGGGGATGTGCAGCTACGACCAGGCCGCGATCCTGCGCTACAAGGACTACTACGACTACGCCACCTACGCCCTGGACGCGCTGCCCTTCCTGGTGGCCGCCTGGGCCGGTGCCGCGCTGACCGGCCGGGAGCTGGAGACGGGCACCGCCGGGCTGAACTGGTCCCAGGGCATCTCCCCGGCGCGCTGGCTCACCGTCCGGCTGGCCGTCCCGGCGGTCCTCGCGACCATCGGCGGCTGCCTGCTGTTCTGGCTGCACCACCGGGCCTGGGCGGCGGGCCGGGGGCGCATCGACACCGCCAAGGACTGGTGCGACCTGGCCACCTTCCACGCCAACGGCCCCACCGTCGCCGCCCTCGCCCTCGCCGGGCTCGCGGCCGGCGCCCTCGCGGGCCTGCTGTTGCGCCGTACGCTGCCCGCGCTGGTCCTCGGTGTGGTGTTCACCGGCGCCGTCGCCTGGCTGGCCCAGCGGCTGATGCCGCACCTGTGGCCCACGGTCACCCAGGTCACCTCGCTCCAGCAGGGCGGCGTCGGCTCCGCCATCGTGGTCGAGCAGGGTCTGGTGGCCAAGTCCGGCGGCCACCTGCCGCTGCCGCACTGCTACAGCGAGGCCACGTGCAACGCCGCCTTCGCGAAGGCCTCCGGCTACTACAACGTCTACCACCCCTACGCCCACTACTGGCCGCTCCAGCTCATGACCACGGCGCTGATCCTGGGCGTCACGGGGCTGCTGGTGCTCGGCTGCTACCTGGTCCTGCGCCGCCAGACCGGCGCGCTACGGTCGGCCGCACCGGCCACGGCGCGGCTACGGGTGGAGCCGGCCGCAGCCGCCTAG
- a CDS encoding CHAD domain-containing protein → MAQQHLEPTDPTAEVVTGDALATYLRAQATEFLRALRLHRENGAANGGAAARDRSNTGESGAEESVDAARALRRSARRISGSLHTFRPLLDPDWSEEMRPELAWLSGTLGLEHAYEARLERLLLALHRLSGATGFPGQPAAGGGGAGTAAGAGDVTVAVAAGSRAAGAAPVPQRAAPPGGGTAGPTSAPERGNLTVGAAKAGALLERQLTLARTRAHSTALQALGSSRFHAVADKVAVLASEVPLTPAAPTTDLRPLAAAAEERLTDAIAGLPLITAGHPYNAEALVHGLSPDPAPHPQDGPWHQVRLLLRLHRYAREVLYAGNSPVDVRLLAAGQALNRHRDASEAAAAAAQAARTPRIAPATAYALGVLHADQRHEVEAARFAFQQAWQQQTISAS, encoded by the coding sequence GTGGCACAGCAACACCTTGAACCGACGGACCCCACGGCCGAGGTGGTGACCGGGGACGCCCTGGCGACGTATCTGCGCGCCCAGGCCACGGAGTTCCTCCGCGCCCTGCGTCTGCACCGGGAGAACGGCGCTGCCAACGGGGGCGCCGCCGCGCGTGACCGGTCGAACACGGGGGAGAGCGGCGCGGAGGAGTCCGTCGACGCGGCGCGCGCCCTGCGCCGCTCGGCCCGCCGCATCAGCGGCAGCCTGCACACGTTCCGTCCCCTGCTGGACCCCGACTGGTCCGAGGAGATGCGCCCCGAACTGGCATGGCTCTCCGGCACGTTGGGCCTGGAACACGCCTACGAGGCCCGCCTGGAGCGCCTGCTGCTGGCGTTGCACCGGCTGTCGGGGGCGACGGGGTTCCCCGGTCAGCCGGCGGCGGGCGGCGGCGGCGCGGGCACAGCGGCGGGAGCGGGCGACGTGACGGTCGCCGTGGCCGCGGGCAGCCGTGCCGCCGGGGCGGCGCCCGTCCCGCAGAGAGCGGCACCTCCCGGCGGCGGCACGGCCGGCCCGACGTCCGCACCGGAACGCGGCAACCTCACGGTGGGCGCGGCCAAAGCAGGCGCCCTGCTGGAGCGCCAGCTGACCCTGGCCCGCACAAGGGCCCACTCCACGGCGCTCCAGGCCCTGGGCTCGTCCCGCTTCCACGCCGTCGCCGACAAGGTCGCCGTACTGGCCAGCGAGGTCCCGCTCACGCCCGCCGCGCCGACCACGGACCTGCGCCCCCTGGCAGCCGCTGCGGAGGAACGGCTGACAGACGCCATCGCGGGCCTGCCCCTGATCACCGCGGGCCACCCGTACAACGCGGAGGCCCTGGTCCACGGCCTGTCCCCGGACCCGGCCCCCCACCCCCAGGACGGTCCCTGGCACCAGGTCCGGCTGCTGCTGCGCCTGCACCGGTACGCCCGGGAGGTGCTGTACGCGGGCAACTCCCCTGTGGACGTACGCCTGTTGGCGGCGGGCCAGGCGCTGAACCGGCACCGGGACGCCTCGGAGGCGGCAGCGGCGGCGGCCCAGGCCGCGCGCACCCCCCGCATCGCACCGGCGACGGCGTACGCCCTGGGCGTGCTCCACGCCGATCAGCGGCACGAGGTGGAGGCGGCCAGATTCGCCTTCCAGCAGGCGTGGCAGCAGCAGACCATCAGCGCATCCTGA
- a CDS encoding NUDIX hydrolase, with translation MSDTLVRAAGCVLWRRSPIAGDLEICLVHRPKYDDWSHPKGKLKRGEDALAGALREVAEETGYTAGPGPELPTMHYLANGRPKQVRYWAAEAISGHFTPNEEVDRILWLSPAAARSRLTQPRDRDLVDALHRLAV, from the coding sequence GTGAGCGACACCCTGGTGCGAGCGGCCGGCTGCGTGCTGTGGCGCCGCTCGCCCATCGCCGGTGACCTGGAGATATGTCTGGTCCATCGGCCGAAGTACGACGACTGGTCGCATCCGAAGGGCAAGCTCAAGCGGGGTGAGGACGCGCTCGCGGGCGCCCTTCGGGAGGTCGCGGAGGAGACCGGGTACACCGCCGGGCCAGGACCGGAACTGCCGACGATGCACTATCTGGCCAACGGCCGCCCGAAACAGGTGCGTTACTGGGCGGCGGAGGCGATTTCCGGCCACTTCACCCCGAACGAAGAAGTGGACCGGATCCTGTGGCTCTCCCCCGCCGCCGCCCGCAGCCGCCTCACCCAGCCCCGCGACCGGGACCTGGTGGACGCCCTTCACAGACTGGCCGTGTGA
- a CDS encoding ABC transporter ATP-binding protein, whose protein sequence is MSDTAIEASGLGRRFGRRGGWALRDCSFRLPAGRVCAVVGPNGAGKSTLLALAAGLLPATEGRIRVLGTSPAAARPRVGFVTQDKPLYPQLTVAETLRLGADLNPGYWDAAVAEHVVEVGGLDPKARVRSLSGGQRTRVALALALGKRPALLLLDEPMADLDPLARHELMGALMAEAAQYGTTIVMSSHVVAELEDSCDHLLLVGAGRIRLAGEIDDLLAAHLRVSGAADSTDLDAHAVIESRVTGRQRTALIRPAGPLPAGWRASPPSLEELVLAHLRNPEAPGLTTAPAVPEESAA, encoded by the coding sequence ATGAGCGACACGGCGATCGAGGCGAGCGGCCTCGGCAGACGCTTCGGGCGCCGGGGAGGCTGGGCGCTGCGCGACTGTTCCTTCCGGCTGCCCGCCGGGCGGGTGTGCGCCGTCGTCGGGCCCAACGGCGCCGGCAAGTCGACGCTGCTGGCCCTCGCCGCCGGACTGCTCCCGGCCACCGAGGGCCGGATCAGGGTGCTCGGCACCAGCCCGGCCGCGGCCCGCCCGCGGGTCGGCTTCGTCACCCAGGACAAGCCGCTCTACCCGCAGCTCACGGTCGCCGAGACCCTGCGCCTGGGCGCCGACCTCAACCCCGGGTACTGGGACGCGGCCGTCGCCGAGCACGTCGTCGAAGTCGGCGGCCTGGACCCGAAGGCCCGCGTCCGCTCCCTCTCCGGCGGTCAGCGCACCCGGGTCGCGCTCGCGCTCGCCCTCGGCAAGCGGCCCGCCCTGCTGCTCCTGGACGAGCCGATGGCCGACCTCGACCCCCTGGCCCGGCACGAGCTGATGGGCGCGCTGATGGCGGAGGCCGCCCAGTACGGCACCACGATCGTGATGTCCTCGCACGTGGTCGCCGAGCTGGAGGACTCCTGCGACCATCTGCTGCTGGTCGGCGCCGGCCGGATCCGGCTGGCCGGCGAGATCGACGACCTGCTCGCCGCCCATCTGCGGGTCTCCGGCGCCGCCGACTCCACGGACCTCGACGCGCACGCCGTGATCGAGTCCCGGGTCACCGGCCGCCAGCGCACCGCCCTGATCCGCCCGGCCGGACCGCTCCCCGCCGGCTGGCGCGCCTCGCCGCCCTCCCTGGAGGAACTGGTCCTCGCCCACCTGCGCAATCCCGAGGCCCCCGGCCTCACCACCGCCCCGGCCGTCCCCGAGGAGAGTGCCGCGTGA
- a CDS encoding tetratricopeptide repeat protein, translated as MSTGTHPALERADALYELRRYDEARTVLGQRLAEDPEDVRALVRLARCHLRLENQAEMALEAAERALALAPEDVPALIQRAHALRAVGRFPETEGVLREVIRIDPGYWLGYAMLGDWLWRIKAYRYGRETGGRLPGGIPQVFLDESGEFAKEAIRLAPEEVFPYEVAWLIADMAGNRTVADQLDQAILRLDPNHAGALARRTEKAAAAPGVKAAEAATLYADALAASPHSASLQQGLDHASYRLLRGVRWIALLSLALAGVLLDLWTKDGQVPRELPVSLGQRLWYFAPVGALWAVGALLRYRRLRTGVRYNLRSLIHRRRWPRIVLGQAAWAVLCALVISQVPWSERTVPRIVFWVGLVPTLATIWFDRKKTT; from the coding sequence GTGAGCACCGGAACGCACCCCGCTCTGGAGCGGGCCGACGCGCTGTACGAGCTGCGGCGGTACGACGAGGCCAGGACGGTGCTCGGACAGCGGCTCGCGGAGGATCCCGAGGACGTCCGCGCCCTGGTCCGGCTCGCCCGCTGCCATCTTCGCCTGGAGAACCAGGCGGAGATGGCACTGGAGGCGGCCGAGCGCGCCCTCGCGCTCGCCCCCGAGGACGTCCCCGCGCTCATCCAGCGCGCACACGCCCTCAGGGCCGTGGGCCGCTTCCCGGAGACCGAGGGCGTCCTGCGGGAGGTCATCCGTATCGACCCCGGGTACTGGCTGGGATACGCGATGCTCGGCGACTGGCTGTGGCGGATCAAGGCCTATCGGTACGGGCGGGAGACCGGCGGTCGGCTCCCCGGAGGCATCCCGCAGGTCTTTCTCGATGAATCGGGTGAATTCGCCAAGGAGGCCATACGCCTGGCGCCCGAGGAGGTCTTCCCCTACGAGGTGGCGTGGCTGATCGCCGACATGGCGGGCAACCGTACCGTCGCCGACCAGCTGGACCAGGCCATCCTCCGCCTCGACCCGAACCACGCGGGGGCGCTGGCCCGGCGGACCGAGAAGGCCGCCGCCGCACCCGGCGTCAAGGCCGCCGAGGCCGCCACCCTCTACGCCGACGCGCTCGCCGCCTCCCCGCACTCGGCGTCCCTCCAGCAGGGCCTGGACCACGCCTCGTACCGGCTGCTGCGCGGGGTGCGCTGGATCGCCCTGCTCAGTCTGGCGCTCGCCGGTGTGCTGCTCGACCTGTGGACCAAGGACGGGCAGGTTCCGCGCGAGCTCCCCGTCTCCCTCGGTCAGCGGCTGTGGTACTTCGCACCGGTCGGCGCCCTCTGGGCCGTCGGCGCGCTGCTGCGCTACCGCCGGCTGCGGACCGGCGTCCGCTACAACCTCCGCTCCCTGATCCACCGCCGCCGCTGGCCCCGGATCGTCCTCGGCCAGGCCGCCTGGGCCGTGCTGTGCGCGCTGGTCATCAGCCAGGTGCCGTGGTCCGAGCGGACGGTGCCGCGGATCGTCTTCTGGGTGGGGCTGGTGCCGACGCTGGCGACGATCTGGTTCGACCGGAAGAAGACCACCTGA
- a CDS encoding 26S protease regulatory subunit — translation MPEDSPLIHSLRTAVAAAPADVPLRLHLAELLLNEGQSEAAVAEAAVALQHAPGDAQARQLMARAMGVPQQPAPAAPETLAAPETPAAPEAPSASQPAPAQRPAPPAQRPGFDWNAAEQQVGDVVPPRFVEAGAPMRADGDDDPGDAEAWDVERPGGLRLADVGGMHEVKDRLEAAFLAPLRNPELQKLYGKSLRGGLLLYGPPGCGKTFIARAVAGELGASFLSVSVSDVLDMWTGNSERNMHEIFQTARRQAPCVVFLDELDALGAKRSRTLHGGMRNTVNQLLTELDGIDSGANEGVFVLAATNVPWDVDNALRRPGRLDRTLLVLPPDAPAREAILRYHLRDRPIENIDLGKLAKATDGLSGADLAHVCEAAAERALLDSARSGTVRMIGMKDLLGAAKEVAPSTEPWFAAARNVAMFANEGGMYDDLIAYLKKRRKL, via the coding sequence ATGCCGGAAGACTCTCCTCTGATCCACAGCCTGCGTACGGCCGTCGCCGCCGCGCCCGCCGATGTGCCGCTCCGACTGCATCTGGCCGAACTCCTCCTGAACGAGGGCCAGTCGGAGGCCGCGGTCGCCGAGGCGGCCGTCGCCCTGCAGCACGCGCCGGGGGACGCGCAGGCGCGACAGCTCATGGCCCGCGCCATGGGAGTGCCCCAGCAGCCGGCCCCCGCCGCACCAGAGACCCTCGCTGCGCCGGAGACCCCCGCCGCGCCGGAGGCCCCCTCGGCCTCGCAGCCCGCCCCGGCCCAGCGGCCCGCCCCGCCCGCGCAGCGCCCCGGTTTCGACTGGAACGCCGCCGAACAGCAGGTCGGTGACGTCGTACCGCCGCGGTTCGTCGAGGCGGGGGCACCGATGCGGGCGGACGGGGACGACGATCCCGGGGACGCCGAGGCCTGGGACGTCGAGCGGCCCGGGGGGCTGCGGCTCGCCGACGTCGGTGGGATGCATGAGGTGAAGGACCGGCTGGAGGCCGCCTTTCTCGCGCCCCTGCGCAATCCCGAGCTGCAGAAGCTGTACGGGAAGAGCCTGCGGGGCGGGCTGCTGCTGTACGGGCCGCCCGGCTGCGGGAAGACCTTCATCGCGCGGGCCGTCGCCGGGGAACTCGGGGCGTCCTTCCTGTCCGTGTCGGTCAGCGACGTGCTCGACATGTGGACCGGCAACTCCGAGCGCAACATGCACGAGATCTTCCAGACCGCCCGTCGGCAGGCGCCCTGTGTCGTCTTCCTCGACGAGCTGGACGCCCTCGGCGCCAAGCGCAGCCGCACCCTGCACGGCGGCATGCGCAACACCGTCAATCAGCTGCTGACCGAGCTGGACGGGATCGACTCGGGCGCGAACGAGGGCGTGTTCGTGCTCGCCGCCACCAACGTGCCCTGGGACGTCGACAACGCGCTGCGCCGGCCGGGGCGCCTGGACCGCACCCTGCTCGTGCTGCCGCCCGACGCACCGGCCCGTGAGGCGATCCTCCGCTACCACCTGCGGGACCGGCCCATCGAGAACATCGACCTGGGCAAGCTCGCCAAGGCCACCGACGGTCTCTCCGGCGCCGATCTGGCCCATGTGTGCGAGGCCGCCGCCGAGCGGGCGCTGCTCGACTCCGCCCGGTCCGGCACCGTGCGCATGATCGGCATGAAGGATCTGCTGGGAGCGGCGAAAGAGGTCGCACCGTCCACCGAGCCGTGGTTCGCCGCCGCCCGGAACGTGGCGATGTTCGCCAACGAGGGCGGCATGTACGACGACCTCATCGCCTATCTGAAGAAGCGGCGGAAGCTGTGA